Proteins encoded by one window of Salirhabdus salicampi:
- the udk gene encoding uridine kinase, whose protein sequence is MSDKPVVIGVAGGSGSGKTSVTKAIYQHFTDKTILMLEQDYYYKDQSHLPLEERLNTNYDHPLAFDNDLLIEHIQQLLKREKIEKPVYDYKLHTRSERVIDVEPKDVIILEGILVLEDERLRDLMDIKVFVDTDADIRIIRRLMRDINERGRTIDSVIDQYVNIVRPMHLQFIEPTKRYADIIIPEGGQNHVAIDLMTTKIRSVLAERSIS, encoded by the coding sequence ATGTCTGACAAACCCGTTGTAATAGGAGTTGCCGGTGGATCAGGATCAGGAAAGACATCTGTAACGAAAGCGATCTATCAGCACTTCACGGATAAAACGATTCTAATGTTAGAGCAAGACTATTACTACAAAGACCAAAGTCACCTTCCATTGGAAGAGCGATTAAATACAAACTATGACCATCCATTAGCTTTTGATAATGATCTTTTAATTGAACACATTCAACAACTATTAAAAAGGGAAAAAATCGAAAAGCCGGTGTATGACTATAAATTACACACGAGATCTGAACGGGTTATTGATGTGGAGCCGAAAGATGTTATTATTTTAGAGGGGATTCTTGTTTTAGAAGATGAGCGTCTGCGTGATTTAATGGACATTAAAGTTTTCGTAGATACAGATGCGGATATCCGTATTATTCGGAGACTAATGCGGGATATTAATGAGAGAGGTAGAACAATTGACTCGGTAATTGACCAGTATGTGAATATTGTTAGACCGATGCATCTACAGTTTATCGAACCAACGAAGCGATACGCAGATATTATTATCCCGGAAGGTGGACAAAATCACGTAGCCATTGATTTAATGACAACAAAAATTAGAAGTGTGTTGGCAGAACGGTCAATATCATAA
- a CDS encoding peptidase U32 family protein: MAVKQEISKVENGKRVIVKKPELLAPAGNLEKLKVAVRYGADAVFIGGREFGLRSNADNFSLEEMQEGVEFANRFGAKIYVTTNIYAHNENMDGLEEYLQGIERAGVTGIIVADPLIIETCKRVAPKLEVHLSTQQSLSNWKAVQFWKDEGLERVVLARETSHQEIKEIKEKVDIEIESFIHGAMCIAYSGRCVLSNHMTARDSNRGGCCQSCRWDYDLMKQDDKATDKPLFSEEDAPFAMSPKDLNLILSIPKMIEIGIDSLKIEGRMKSIHYVATVVSVYRKVIDAYCEDPDNFTVQKEWLEELDKCANRDTASAFYEGVPSYKEQMYGNHGKKTNYVFAGQVLDFDVNENIATIQQRNHFKPGDQIEFFGPEISGFRQTVGTIWDEDGNEIDAARHPLQAVKIKVDQPVYPYNMMRKELR, translated from the coding sequence ATGGCTGTTAAACAGGAAATTTCTAAGGTTGAAAATGGAAAGCGTGTAATAGTAAAAAAACCTGAATTATTAGCTCCAGCTGGTAACTTAGAAAAGCTGAAAGTAGCGGTACGATACGGTGCCGATGCTGTTTTTATAGGTGGTCGAGAATTCGGTTTACGCTCAAATGCTGATAACTTTTCCCTGGAAGAAATGCAGGAAGGGGTTGAGTTTGCCAACCGTTTCGGTGCAAAAATTTATGTTACGACGAACATTTATGCGCATAATGAAAACATGGATGGGTTAGAAGAATATTTACAAGGGATTGAACGTGCTGGTGTTACAGGAATTATCGTAGCTGATCCATTAATCATTGAAACGTGTAAACGAGTAGCTCCGAAGCTAGAGGTACATTTAAGTACACAGCAGTCCCTTTCAAACTGGAAAGCCGTACAATTTTGGAAGGATGAAGGACTAGAGCGGGTTGTACTTGCTCGTGAGACGAGTCACCAAGAAATAAAAGAAATAAAAGAAAAAGTTGACATTGAAATTGAGTCCTTCATTCACGGAGCAATGTGTATAGCATATTCGGGGCGATGTGTGTTGAGTAATCATATGACAGCCCGTGACTCCAATCGGGGTGGCTGTTGTCAATCCTGTCGATGGGACTATGACTTAATGAAGCAAGATGACAAAGCAACTGATAAACCGTTATTTTCTGAAGAGGATGCACCATTTGCAATGAGTCCAAAAGACTTAAATTTGATTCTATCTATTCCGAAAATGATTGAAATTGGAATCGATAGCTTGAAAATCGAGGGGCGTATGAAATCTATTCACTATGTGGCAACGGTAGTAAGTGTATACCGTAAAGTAATTGATGCGTATTGTGAAGACCCAGATAACTTTACAGTCCAAAAAGAGTGGCTGGAAGAGTTAGATAAATGTGCAAACCGTGATACGGCCTCTGCTTTTTATGAAGGGGTACCAAGCTATAAAGAGCAAATGTATGGAAACCACGGTAAAAAGACAAACTATGTCTTTGCAGGACAAGTGCTCGATTTCGATGTAAATGAAAACATTGCAACGATTCAACAGCGTAACCACTTTAAACCAGGTGATCAAATTGAATTTTTCGGACCGGAAATTAGTGGATTCCGTCAAACCGTTGGTACAATATGGGATGAAGATGGAAACGAAATTGATGCTGCGCGTCATCCATTACAAGCTGTAAAAATAAAAGTAGATCAGCCCGTATACCCGTACAACATGATGCGAAAGGAGCTCCGCTAA
- a CDS encoding peptidase U32 family protein: MNKPELLVTPTSVEDIERLAKAGADAFVIGEQKFGLRLAGEFNRNEVKEAIEIAHRLKKKVYVAMNAIFHNDKVDELTDYLAFLHEVKPDAVVFGDPAVLMAAKEVAPNLKLQWSTETTATNWFTCNYWGRKGASRAILARELSLDSVIDTKEKTEVEIEVQIHGMTCMFQSKRMLIGNYFRYQGKNLKIEQYGMDESLYLYDPERDNRYPIFEDENGTHIMSPNDVCMIDELDELIDAEVDSLKIDGVLKSSYYLETIVALYRKAIDTYVEDEDKYFEMKDELYREVQKVQPKNRDLDTGFFFKETVY, encoded by the coding sequence ATGAACAAACCGGAATTGTTAGTAACACCAACTTCCGTTGAAGATATTGAAAGACTTGCCAAAGCAGGTGCAGACGCATTTGTGATTGGAGAGCAGAAATTTGGTCTTCGTTTAGCAGGGGAATTTAACCGTAATGAGGTAAAGGAAGCTATTGAAATTGCTCACCGTTTAAAAAAGAAAGTTTACGTAGCTATGAATGCTATTTTTCATAATGATAAGGTTGATGAACTTACGGATTACCTAGCGTTTTTACATGAAGTAAAGCCAGACGCTGTCGTATTTGGTGACCCAGCTGTTTTAATGGCAGCAAAAGAAGTGGCGCCAAACTTAAAGCTTCAATGGAGCACAGAAACAACTGCGACCAACTGGTTTACATGTAACTATTGGGGGCGTAAAGGTGCTTCCCGCGCCATTTTAGCACGTGAGCTAAGTTTAGACTCAGTGATTGATACGAAGGAAAAGACTGAAGTTGAAATTGAAGTACAAATACATGGTATGACATGTATGTTCCAATCGAAGCGGATGTTAATTGGTAACTATTTCCGCTATCAAGGGAAAAACTTAAAGATTGAGCAATACGGGATGGATGAATCACTGTATTTATATGACCCTGAACGAGATAACCGTTATCCAATTTTCGAAGATGAAAATGGAACCCATATTATGAGTCCAAATGATGTTTGTATGATTGATGAATTGGATGAGCTAATCGATGCTGAAGTTGATTCTTTAAAAATTGACGGTGTCTTAAAATCATCCTACTATTTAGAAACGATTGTAGCACTATACAGGAAAGCAATTGACACCTATGTAGAAGATGAGGACAAGTATTTTGAAATGAAAGATGAGTTATATCGTGAAGTTCAAAAAGTGCAACCGAAAAATCGGGATTTAGATACAGGATTTTTCTTTAAAGAGACGGTTTATTAA
- a CDS encoding O-methyltransferase — MEDSLKAYLLSTMKEKSKLIQTMEQYAEEHNVPIMDSFGIELLQQIIRIQRPKRILEIGTAIGYSAIRMLDAFPQATIVTAERDMTRISVAHSFINEANYEDHIHVVEGDALEQADQLLAKGPYDLVFIDAAKGQYQQFFDIFSKAVSTGGTVITDNVIFKGYVVEKDDDNDRFQKIGSKVRQFNDWLIEQKEFDTTIVPVGDGVAISVKR, encoded by the coding sequence ATGGAAGATAGTTTAAAAGCATATTTGTTGTCTACAATGAAAGAAAAAAGCAAGCTCATTCAAACGATGGAACAGTATGCAGAGGAGCATAATGTTCCGATTATGGATTCGTTTGGAATAGAGCTGTTGCAACAAATCATACGTATCCAACGTCCAAAACGAATTTTAGAAATTGGGACGGCAATCGGCTACTCTGCTATCCGTATGTTGGACGCTTTTCCGCAAGCTACCATCGTTACAGCTGAACGGGACATGACACGTATATCAGTCGCCCATTCGTTTATAAATGAAGCAAACTATGAAGATCATATTCACGTAGTTGAAGGAGATGCATTGGAGCAAGCTGACCAATTATTAGCGAAGGGGCCATATGATTTGGTTTTTATAGATGCTGCAAAAGGGCAATACCAGCAATTTTTCGATATATTTTCAAAGGCTGTATCTACAGGTGGTACTGTAATTACAGATAACGTAATTTTTAAAGGCTATGTCGTTGAGAAAGATGATGATAATGATCGCTTTCAAAAGATAGGAAGTAAAGTTCGCCAATTTAACGACTGGCTTATCGAACAAAAAGAGTTTGATACAACAATCGTTCCAGTAGGGGACGGGGTTGCTATATCCGTAAAGAGGTGA
- the mltG gene encoding endolytic transglycosylase MltG translates to MSASKKGDQYRQKLKTQYEERKLARRIVFITLFVILTAMITVGIYGYSYLKTAVQPVDPNSDEITEIDIPLGSTVGMIGNILEENGIISNGKVFRYYVKFKNESDFQAGTYEFSPSMTLDEIIAALKTGKVLLDPVYVVTIPEGKTIEEMATLFATHTPVSEDEFLDKVNNTDYIEELIELYPTILSEEILHPDIRTPLEGYLFAATYDFYEENITVEDIVEKMLTKTEDIILPYVEQIGDMNWSVHELVTMASLIENEARDAEHRKRISGVFYNRLEASMPLQTDPTVLYALGVKKDRVLYEDLEVDSPYNTYKYAGLPVGPISNFAENSIEAAINPEPSNYYYFLASLDGEIYYAETYEKHLQLIEEHRR, encoded by the coding sequence ATGTCTGCTTCAAAAAAGGGCGACCAATATCGCCAAAAATTAAAAACGCAATATGAAGAAAGAAAGCTTGCCAGAAGAATTGTCTTTATTACTTTATTCGTTATTCTTACGGCTATGATAACAGTTGGGATATATGGCTATTCTTACTTGAAAACAGCTGTTCAACCGGTAGATCCAAACAGTGACGAAATAACCGAAATAGACATTCCATTAGGCTCCACAGTTGGAATGATAGGTAACATATTAGAGGAAAATGGAATCATTAGTAACGGTAAAGTATTTCGTTATTACGTAAAATTTAAAAATGAATCAGATTTCCAAGCAGGAACATATGAATTTTCTCCGTCTATGACCTTAGATGAGATTATTGCTGCACTTAAAACAGGTAAGGTATTGCTAGACCCTGTTTATGTCGTAACCATTCCCGAAGGAAAAACAATAGAAGAGATGGCAACACTTTTCGCGACCCATACACCGGTTAGCGAAGACGAGTTTTTGGACAAAGTTAATAACACGGATTATATTGAAGAACTCATTGAGTTATATCCAACTATACTAAGTGAAGAAATTCTACACCCGGATATTCGGACACCGTTGGAAGGTTACTTATTTGCTGCAACATATGATTTTTATGAGGAAAATATAACTGTAGAAGACATTGTTGAAAAGATGCTAACGAAGACCGAAGATATTATCTTGCCATATGTTGAGCAAATCGGAGATATGAATTGGTCAGTACATGAACTTGTTACGATGGCTTCTTTAATAGAAAATGAAGCTAGAGATGCAGAGCATCGGAAACGAATATCAGGGGTGTTCTATAACCGGCTAGAGGCAAGCATGCCCCTCCAAACTGATCCGACTGTTTTATATGCACTAGGTGTAAAAAAGGATCGCGTTTTATATGAAGACTTAGAAGTGGATTCACCTTATAATACGTATAAGTATGCTGGATTACCTGTTGGACCGATTTCCAATTTTGCTGAGAACTCAATTGAAGCTGCGATTAATCCAGAACCGTCTAATTATTACTACTTTTTGGCATCACTTGATGGAGAAATTTATTACGCGGAAACGTATGAAAAACATTTACAATTAATTGAAGAACACCGAAGATAA
- a CDS encoding DUF1292 domain-containing protein, whose product MAIEDRERIIIPDESGEEHLFEVLFTFDVDDTDDSYMVVVPVEQLEADEQEVFAFRFEEKEDDDLTLYQVESDQEWEMIEEMLNTFEAGELE is encoded by the coding sequence ATGGCTATAGAAGACAGAGAACGCATTATTATTCCAGATGAGTCTGGAGAAGAACATTTATTTGAGGTCCTATTTACATTTGATGTTGATGATACGGACGATTCCTACATGGTAGTAGTACCGGTGGAGCAACTGGAAGCGGATGAACAGGAAGTATTTGCTTTCCGTTTTGAAGAAAAAGAAGACGATGATTTAACATTGTATCAAGTAGAATCTGACCAAGAGTGGGAAATGATTGAAGAGATGCTCAATACATTTGAAGCAGGCGAATTAGAATAA
- the ruvX gene encoding Holliday junction resolvase RuvX encodes MKILGLDVGTKTIGVALSDALGWTAQGVKTIQWTEGQFDNIKEELANIIRENDVGKVVVGLPKNMNGTIGERGEACIHFADKMKENFDIPVELWDERLTTMAAERVLIDADVSRAKRKKVIDKMAAVFILQSFLDANQK; translated from the coding sequence ATGAAAATATTAGGACTAGACGTCGGTACAAAAACTATCGGTGTAGCATTAAGTGACGCCTTAGGTTGGACAGCCCAAGGGGTGAAAACGATACAATGGACTGAAGGCCAATTTGACAACATAAAGGAAGAATTAGCGAACATTATTCGTGAAAACGACGTAGGAAAAGTAGTAGTCGGACTTCCGAAAAATATGAATGGTACAATTGGCGAACGAGGGGAAGCATGTATTCATTTTGCTGATAAAATGAAGGAAAACTTTGATATACCGGTTGAACTTTGGGATGAACGTCTAACTACAATGGCTGCAGAACGAGTTTTGATAGATGCTGATGTTAGTCGAGCAAAACGAAAGAAAGTCATTGATAAAATGGCGGCGGTATTTATCTTACAAAGTTTTCTTGATGCAAACCAAAAATAA
- a CDS encoding IreB family regulatory phosphoprotein produces MNFNDQTMKFNFSDEPIERNVEDILLSVHYALKEKGYNPINQIVGYLLSGDPAYIPRHRDARNLIRKIERDELIEELVKFYLDKHNEAKK; encoded by the coding sequence ATGAACTTTAATGATCAAACGATGAAATTTAATTTTTCGGACGAACCAATTGAGCGTAATGTAGAAGATATACTATTATCTGTTCACTACGCTTTAAAAGAAAAAGGGTATAATCCAATTAATCAAATTGTTGGTTACCTTCTTTCCGGTGATCCTGCTTACATTCCTCGGCATAGAGACGCTAGAAACTTAATACGTAAAATTGAGCGTGATGAATTAATCGAAGAACTTGTGAAATTTTATTTAGATAAGCATAATGAGGCGAAAAAATGA
- the alaS gene encoding alanine--tRNA ligase produces the protein MDKTLTSAQVRQMFLDFFQEKGHRVEPSASLVPNDDPTLLWINSGVATLKKYFDGRVVPDNPRIVNAQKSIRTNDIENVGKTARHHTFFEMLGNFSIGEYFKEEAIVWAWEFLTSDKWIGFDPEKLSVTVHPEDEEAYDLWLTKVGIPKERIIRIEENFWDIGEGPSGPNSEIFYDRGEAYGNDPNDPELYPGGENERYLEIWNLVFSQFNHNPDDTYTPLPKQNIDTGMGLERMVSVIQDTKTNFETDLFLPIIKHTEKIAGVFYGENEEHDVAFKVIADHVRTVTFAIGDGALPSNEGRGYVLRRLLRRAVRYAKQLGIEKPFMYQLVEDVATIMYDFYPEVQKKQSFIENVIKTEEERFHETLNEGLSILKSVIQKETDKGSNVFPGEEVFRLYDTYGFPKELTEEYVEEAGFTIDEDGFEREMANQRERARQARQKVDSMQVQDGVLGEIDVESEFIGYDQLQTSAKVLELIKDKQFASEASAGDEVYIVLDQTPFYAESGGQIADTGTLKTDHGVVTIEHVQKAPNGQNLHFAKVTEGVLRKEETVKATVDQDTRLNIVKNHTATHLLHQVLKDVLGEHVNQAGSLVAADRLRFDFSHFGSISEEELEQIEQKVNEKIWESIVVNTGLHSFKEAKEMGAMALFGEKYGDVVRVVSVGDYSIELCGGCHVQNTAEIGMFKIVAESGIGAGTRRIEAVTGKSAYEWTLSREQLLHSAAQLLKVRKEQVPNRIEGLFSELKTLERENESLTAKLSNMEAKGILDKVETINGVTLLAARVDVADMNGLRNMVDDIKQQLGSGIVLLGTSSNGKVQLAAGVSKDLIDQGFHAGKLIKEAASRCGGGGGGRPDMAQAGGKNPEQLDEAVQYAKEYVQTVLS, from the coding sequence ATGGATAAAACATTAACTTCAGCACAAGTTCGTCAAATGTTTTTAGATTTCTTTCAGGAAAAAGGACATCGGGTAGAACCTAGTGCATCATTAGTTCCAAATGATGACCCAACATTGCTTTGGATTAACAGTGGAGTGGCAACGTTGAAGAAGTACTTTGATGGACGTGTCGTTCCTGATAACCCACGAATTGTAAATGCTCAAAAATCAATTCGTACAAATGATATTGAGAACGTTGGGAAAACTGCAAGGCACCATACATTTTTTGAGATGTTAGGGAACTTTTCCATTGGTGAGTATTTCAAAGAAGAAGCTATCGTGTGGGCATGGGAATTTTTAACGAGTGACAAGTGGATTGGCTTTGACCCAGAAAAGCTTTCTGTTACTGTCCACCCTGAAGATGAAGAGGCCTATGATTTATGGTTAACGAAAGTAGGAATCCCGAAAGAACGTATTATACGTATTGAAGAGAATTTTTGGGATATAGGTGAAGGGCCAAGTGGACCGAATTCGGAAATTTTTTACGACCGTGGCGAAGCATATGGCAATGATCCAAATGACCCTGAGCTTTATCCTGGTGGAGAAAATGAGCGTTATTTGGAAATTTGGAACCTAGTGTTCTCTCAATTTAACCATAACCCTGATGATACTTATACCCCGCTTCCGAAGCAAAATATTGATACAGGTATGGGGCTTGAGCGAATGGTGTCAGTTATTCAAGATACGAAGACAAATTTTGAAACTGACCTATTCCTTCCAATTATAAAACATACGGAAAAAATAGCAGGGGTTTTCTATGGTGAGAATGAAGAGCATGATGTTGCGTTTAAAGTCATTGCGGACCATGTTCGTACAGTAACGTTTGCAATAGGAGATGGTGCACTTCCGTCTAACGAAGGACGTGGATATGTATTAAGACGTTTGCTGCGTCGTGCGGTTCGTTATGCGAAACAACTTGGCATTGAAAAGCCATTTATGTACCAGCTCGTAGAAGATGTTGCCACAATTATGTATGATTTCTACCCAGAGGTTCAAAAGAAACAATCTTTTATTGAGAACGTCATCAAAACGGAAGAGGAACGTTTTCATGAAACATTAAATGAAGGATTGTCTATTTTAAAATCTGTTATCCAAAAGGAAACGGATAAAGGTAGTAATGTATTTCCAGGAGAAGAAGTATTCCGTTTATACGATACGTATGGTTTTCCTAAGGAACTAACAGAAGAGTATGTAGAAGAAGCAGGGTTTACCATTGACGAAGATGGCTTTGAACGTGAAATGGCAAATCAACGGGAACGTGCCCGTCAAGCTCGCCAAAAAGTTGATTCCATGCAAGTTCAAGATGGTGTACTTGGAGAGATTGACGTAGAAAGTGAATTCATCGGTTATGATCAATTACAAACTTCGGCAAAAGTGCTGGAGTTAATTAAAGACAAGCAGTTTGCATCAGAGGCAAGTGCAGGGGATGAAGTGTATATTGTCTTAGATCAAACACCGTTTTATGCTGAAAGTGGTGGACAAATTGCAGACACCGGTACATTAAAAACTGACCATGGTGTTGTAACAATCGAACATGTTCAAAAAGCTCCAAATGGGCAAAACTTACACTTCGCTAAAGTAACAGAAGGCGTTCTACGTAAAGAAGAAACAGTTAAAGCTACTGTTGATCAAGATACACGACTTAACATCGTAAAAAACCATACGGCAACACATTTGCTCCATCAAGTACTAAAAGATGTATTAGGTGAGCATGTAAACCAAGCAGGTTCATTAGTAGCAGCTGATCGCTTACGCTTCGATTTTTCACACTTTGGTTCGATTAGTGAAGAAGAATTAGAGCAAATTGAACAAAAAGTGAACGAAAAAATTTGGGAATCTATTGTTGTAAACACCGGGCTTCATTCCTTCAAAGAAGCAAAAGAGATGGGGGCTATGGCTCTATTTGGTGAAAAATATGGTGATGTTGTACGGGTTGTTTCTGTAGGGGATTACAGTATTGAGCTATGTGGTGGTTGTCACGTGCAAAACACTGCCGAAATTGGAATGTTTAAAATTGTTGCCGAATCAGGGATTGGAGCGGGTACACGCCGCATTGAGGCAGTAACAGGTAAAAGTGCTTATGAATGGACATTGAGTCGTGAGCAGTTGTTACATTCTGCTGCACAGTTATTGAAAGTCCGTAAAGAACAGGTGCCAAACCGAATTGAAGGTCTCTTTAGTGAATTAAAAACATTGGAACGGGAAAATGAATCCTTAACAGCAAAACTATCGAACATGGAAGCAAAAGGGATTTTGGATAAAGTTGAAACGATTAACGGTGTGACTTTATTAGCAGCCCGTGTTGATGTAGCAGATATGAATGGTTTACGCAATATGGTGGATGATATAAAACAACAGTTAGGTAGCGGAATCGTTCTATTAGGTACAAGCAGCAATGGAAAAGTACAATTAGCGGCTGGAGTTTCAAAAGATTTAATCGATCAAGGTTTCCATGCAGGAAAACTTATTAAAGAAGCTGCTTCCCGTTGTGGTGGCGGTGGCGGCGGCCGTCCGGACATGGCCCAAGCAGGTGGGAAAAACCCAGAACAGTTAGACGAAGCTGTCCAATATGCAAAAGAATATGTCCAAACAGTTTTATCATAG
- a CDS encoding AI-2E family transporter, which translates to MNDRQKRLLFWLIVSLIVSVLVFLVVKTYPFYKEIIVFTFKILTPFVIAAFFAYLLHPLVEWLHKHMMPRWAAILLIYFGVFGGAMYGLYKAYPVFVQQLKELTKNIPALMETFQGWIYNLYLSTSDLPEEFHDRLDEIFLQMEDFIASLLTNVISSLTGITDVFIILAVIPVIVFYVLKDYYRFKSAIVMVIPERNKERLQTYANDLNKSLGGYLRGQLLVCLFVGVISSLLLWAIRMKYPLLLGTFMGVTNIIPYFGPVLGAVPAVIIAFTISVQKVLYVVIVVFVVQLIESNLLSPYIVGRSLHVHPIFIILALLIGGEAFGIIGMILAVPLLTIGKVFMDHTLMMTRMKEGWKNGEK; encoded by the coding sequence TTGAACGATCGGCAAAAAAGATTATTGTTTTGGCTTATCGTTAGTTTAATTGTTTCCGTACTAGTGTTTTTAGTAGTGAAGACGTATCCGTTCTATAAAGAAATTATTGTATTTACATTTAAGATTTTAACGCCATTTGTTATTGCAGCCTTCTTTGCGTATTTGTTACATCCGTTAGTAGAGTGGTTGCATAAGCATATGATGCCAAGATGGGCTGCTATATTACTTATTTACTTTGGGGTTTTTGGAGGAGCGATGTACGGCTTGTACAAAGCCTATCCGGTATTTGTACAACAGTTAAAGGAGTTAACAAAAAACATTCCAGCATTAATGGAGACTTTCCAAGGTTGGATTTACAACTTATATCTATCTACTTCAGATTTACCTGAGGAATTTCACGACCGATTAGATGAAATCTTTTTACAAATGGAAGACTTTATCGCCTCTTTATTAACGAATGTCATTTCCTCCTTAACGGGTATTACCGATGTATTCATTATTTTAGCTGTCATACCTGTTATAGTATTTTACGTACTAAAAGATTACTATCGTTTTAAATCGGCGATTGTCATGGTAATCCCTGAAAGAAATAAAGAACGACTGCAAACGTATGCGAATGATTTAAATAAAAGTTTAGGAGGATATTTAAGGGGGCAACTACTTGTTTGCTTATTCGTCGGCGTCATATCTAGTTTACTCCTATGGGCCATCCGGATGAAGTATCCTCTATTGCTTGGAACATTCATGGGTGTTACGAATATTATCCCTTATTTTGGCCCTGTATTAGGGGCAGTTCCTGCTGTGATTATCGCCTTTACCATTTCAGTTCAAAAGGTGTTATATGTAGTGATCGTAGTGTTTGTTGTACAGTTAATCGAAAGCAACTTACTTTCACCTTATATTGTAGGAAGGTCTTTACATGTACATCCTATCTTCATTATTTTAGCCTTATTAATCGGAGGCGAAGCATTTGGTATCATCGGCATGATCTTAGCCGTTCCCTTATTAACAATCGGTAAAGTATTTATGGATCATACGTTGATGATGACTAGAATGAAAGAAGGATGGAAAAATGGGGAAAAGTAA